The Chloroflexota bacterium genome includes the window CTCTCGGCGCTTGCCCCCGCGCCGGGACCCGGAGCGCCCTCGGCCGGCGTCTTGCGGGTCATGATGACCGACCCCTCGAAGAAGGCGCCTTCCTTGATGACCAGGACCTGGGTCTTGATCTCGCCCTTGACCCGCCCGGTCGAGCCGATCTCGAAGCGGCCACCGGAGTCCACGTTGCCCTCGTAGTCACCATTTACGACGACGTTGTGGGCCTTGATGCTGGCGCGCACTCGGGCTTGGGGACTGAGGACCAGGGTTCCCTGGCACTCGATCTCGCCCTGCGCCTCGCCGTCGATGCGCAGGTCACGGTCGCTGACGAACTTGCCGTTGAAGCGCGCATGGGAATCGAGGATGCCCTCGCTCGCATCCCGACGTGAGTCGGCCGGCGAGCCCGTCGACGGCTCGCCCGGAGCGTCTGAGTACAGGGATCCGATCAACTCTTCCTGCGGCGCGTCCCGTGGGTCACGTTTCCCAAAGACCATGTGCACATCCTCTCGCTGCGGGCGGGCGGGCACGCGAGGCGCACGCACGCGATTCGTGTGGATGAATAGCGTATCAGCCTCACGCGCTGTCGGGTAGTCCGCCGGCCACAACCCCGGCCGTATTCCGGCGGGGCTAGAATCGCCGCCGATGCCCGAGCCTCTCCCCGCCACCGTGCACGCCTCTTCTCACCCGCTGGTTGCCCACAAGCTGTCGCTCCTGCGGGAGCGGAACACCGAACCCAAGGTGTTCCGCGAGCTGGTCCGCGAGCTGTCGTGGCTGCTGGGCTACGAGGCCATGGCCGACCTGACCACCGAGTCGTATCGGCTGGAGACGCCGCTGGAGCCGATGACCGGTGCGCGACTGGAAACCAAAGTCGGCCTGGTCCCGGTATTGCGTGCGGGTCTGGGGATGGTGGAGGCCATGCTGGAGCTGATGCCCATGGCCGAGGTCTGGCATATCGGCCTGTACCGTGACGAGCGGACCCTCAAGCCGGTCGAGTACTACAACAAGCTCCCTGATGCGGCCACCGTGCAGGTCTGTCTCATCCTGGATCCGATGCTGGCCACCGGCGGCTCGAGCGCGGCGACGGTTGACATCCTGAAGGCCTGGGGTGCGGCGCGCATCAAGCAGGTCTCGCTGATCGCCGCGCCGGAAGGGATTGCCACGTTGAACACGGCGCATCCCGACGTCGAGATCCACGTGGGGGCGGTCGACCGCCAGCTGAATGAGCGGGGCTACATCATGCCGGGCCTGGGCGACGCCGGCGACCGCCAGTTCGGGACCTTCCCGCCCTCGTCAGGAGCTTGACCGCGTATCACAACCATTCGTGATATCGCGCTATCGCGCTGCACGATGTCACGAAGTCATGTGAGGCGGAGTTGGATGCCCTGGCGAGCGGAGCGCGCCGTAGACGACGAAATGTCCCGAAGTGACCGCCCTCAGGCCGTTGATGTGACTCGACGGCACCGTTGGCTGCCCCTTCGGGACGGGGGTAACGTTAGCGGCAGGTCGTGTGGGACGGCAATCGGCTTATCCCCGACTT containing:
- a CDS encoding polymer-forming cytoskeletal protein translates to MVFGKRDPRDAPQEELIGSLYSDAPGEPSTGSPADSRRDASEGILDSHARFNGKFVSDRDLRIDGEAQGEIECQGTLVLSPQARVRASIKAHNVVVNGDYEGNVDSGGRFEIGSTGRVKGEIKTQVLVIKEGAFFEGSVIMTRKTPAEGAPGPGAGASAESGSASAKSGSGGAASPASAGSAKLAESADADALFSKEILGEPARAGAGNARQPTGPGDADR
- the upp gene encoding uracil phosphoribosyltransferase yields the protein MPEPLPATVHASSHPLVAHKLSLLRERNTEPKVFRELVRELSWLLGYEAMADLTTESYRLETPLEPMTGARLETKVGLVPVLRAGLGMVEAMLELMPMAEVWHIGLYRDERTLKPVEYYNKLPDAATVQVCLILDPMLATGGSSAATVDILKAWGAARIKQVSLIAAPEGIATLNTAHPDVEIHVGAVDRQLNERGYIMPGLGDAGDRQFGTFPPSSGA